The following are encoded in a window of Limibacter armeniacum genomic DNA:
- the gldE gene encoding gliding motility-associated protein GldE: MADTIDGDSVQQLMFLMTSMLSDLPYFSILITLFLLLLSGLISGSEVAYFSLTAEQIKRCKNSEDATEKRVFKLLQNPKDLLATVLILNNLVNVAIVTLSTYISWDIASKMGMEKDAPIILFFMTVVVTAAVVFFGEIVPKVYASQRNLRFAKQVSGIISAAITMLSPMASGLTFLGDFVEKLLKKKKKIEVSVNELNEAVEIVTASEDTINAEEILKGIVNFGSMSVKQIMQSRMDIEAIDISMDYHHVMDRINKSGYSRIPVFVDSIDNIHGILYIKDLLPYLDEEEHFKWQDKVRRDTFFIPENKKIDELLRDFQEKRVHIAIIVDEYGGTTGLVTLEDIIEEIVGEINDEFDMPDEMGYKKLSDAKMVFDGKTSLLDFCKVTGVDPEIMGEAKGVSESLGGLMLELFRKMPNTGEQVSFSNLIFKVKAVDKKRIKMIEVTFKDRVTKTSKAKVHG; encoded by the coding sequence TTGGCTGACACGATTGATGGTGATTCGGTCCAGCAGTTGATGTTCCTGATGACGAGCATGCTGTCCGATCTACCTTATTTTAGTATCCTGATCACCTTATTTCTCCTATTGTTATCAGGATTAATATCAGGGTCTGAAGTTGCCTATTTCTCCCTTACCGCTGAGCAGATTAAACGCTGTAAAAACAGTGAGGATGCTACTGAAAAGCGGGTTTTTAAACTATTGCAAAATCCAAAAGACCTTCTGGCTACAGTACTGATTCTGAATAATCTAGTCAATGTAGCTATTGTTACACTCTCCACTTATATTTCATGGGATATAGCAAGCAAGATGGGTATGGAAAAAGATGCCCCTATCATCTTGTTTTTCATGACAGTTGTTGTCACGGCAGCGGTGGTGTTTTTTGGAGAGATTGTACCAAAAGTTTATGCTTCTCAGCGAAATCTGCGTTTTGCAAAGCAAGTGTCAGGCATTATATCAGCAGCAATTACAATGCTTAGCCCTATGGCATCAGGGTTAACCTTTTTGGGTGATTTTGTAGAAAAACTACTTAAAAAGAAAAAGAAGATTGAGGTATCAGTCAATGAACTTAATGAGGCTGTAGAAATTGTGACAGCTTCCGAAGATACAATCAATGCTGAAGAGATTCTGAAAGGAATTGTAAACTTTGGTTCCATGAGTGTGAAGCAAATTATGCAGTCACGAATGGACATTGAAGCAATTGATATCTCGATGGATTATCACCATGTAATGGATAGGATCAATAAGAGTGGTTACTCGCGAATCCCAGTTTTTGTGGATAGTATTGATAATATACATGGTATCTTGTACATCAAAGACCTCCTCCCCTACTTGGATGAGGAAGAGCATTTCAAATGGCAAGATAAAGTGAGGAGAGATACATTCTTCATTCCTGAAAACAAGAAAATAGATGAGTTGCTTAGAGACTTTCAGGAGAAGCGTGTTCATATAGCCATCATCGTTGATGAATATGGAGGAACAACCGGACTAGTCACACTTGAAGATATCATTGAGGAAATTGTTGGTGAAATCAATGATGAGTTTGATATGCCGGATGAAATGGGGTATAAAAAACTTAGTGATGCTAAGATGGTGTTTGATGGTAAAACATCTTTGCTTGATTTCTGTAAGGTAACAGGTGTTGACCCTGAAATAATGGGTGAAGCTAAAGGAGTGAGTGAGTCGTTGGGAGGTTTGATGCTGGAGTTGTTCCGGAAAATGCCTAACACAGGAGAGCAGGTTAGTTTTTCCAATCTAATATTCAAGGTAAAAGCCGTTGATAAGAAAAGAATAAAGATGATTGAAGTGACTTTCAAGGACAGGGTAACCAAAACATCTAAAGCAAAGGTGCATGGATAA
- a CDS encoding single-stranded DNA-binding protein has translation MANGVNKVILVGNLGRDPEVRHLESGTSVATFPIATTESYTDRDGNKQSMTEWHNIVLWRGLATVAERYLKKGSKIYVEGRLTTRSYEKDGVTRYVTEVVGRDMVMLDNRTEGGSSMPGYEPPMNEPAMGGSSNVSPVSTSTESTSSGSDSLGGDDPDDLPF, from the coding sequence ATGGCTAACGGAGTAAATAAAGTAATACTAGTAGGTAACCTAGGAAGAGACCCAGAAGTAAGACACCTTGAAAGCGGCACTTCAGTTGCTACGTTTCCAATTGCGACGACTGAATCATATACAGATCGTGATGGAAACAAGCAGTCTATGACAGAGTGGCATAATATTGTTCTTTGGAGGGGCTTGGCAACAGTTGCTGAAAGATATCTGAAAAAAGGAAGCAAAATTTATGTTGAAGGTAGACTCACTACACGCTCTTATGAAAAAGATGGTGTTACCCGTTATGTAACTGAAGTTGTAGGAAGAGACATGGTTATGTTAGATAACCGTACAGAAGGAGGCAGTAGCATGCCTGGCTATGAGCCACCAATGAACGAGCCGGCTATGGGTGGTTCTTCAAATGTTTCTCCAGTTTCAACTTCAACTGAAAGCACTTCATCTGGAAGTGATTCACTTGGAGGTGATGATCCTGATGATTTACCGTTCTGA
- the mutY gene encoding A/G-specific adenine glycosylase — MTSTTYSDNSFDSTLISWYLKHKRDLPWRETTDPYKIWLSEIILQQTRVQQGLPYYERFVAQYPTVKDFAAAPQDEILRLWQGLGYYSRARNMHTTANHIVDELGGTFPTSYKELLKLKGVGKYTAAAIASFAFKEKVASVDGNVYRVLSRVFGMADDIASPKGQQAFSELANSLISEEHPDLFNQALMEFGAIQCTPANPNCMFCPFAQECVARSNGEQSSFPVKTKKVKVKKRFLHYLVFEHKGMLLMKQRKGKDIWQGLFDFYLIERDKFLTFDALISSLSSDEIWGTGLLETAMDNNVKESPDFKHILTHQRLSVRFFKVELPNAEKLQELSNHLGMSVLSIDEVNDSPKPILIENYLKEYIY, encoded by the coding sequence ATGACTTCAACCACTTATTCTGACAATTCTTTTGATTCTACTCTAATCAGCTGGTACCTAAAGCATAAGAGAGATTTACCTTGGCGTGAAACAACTGACCCATATAAGATCTGGTTATCTGAAATCATATTACAGCAGACCAGAGTCCAACAAGGGCTACCTTACTATGAGCGGTTTGTAGCTCAATATCCGACAGTCAAAGACTTTGCGGCGGCTCCACAAGATGAAATCCTGCGTTTATGGCAAGGGTTGGGCTATTACTCGAGAGCGAGAAATATGCATACGACAGCAAACCACATTGTTGATGAACTGGGAGGTACATTTCCGACATCATACAAAGAACTTTTAAAGCTAAAGGGTGTTGGTAAATATACAGCGGCAGCTATTGCTTCATTTGCCTTTAAGGAAAAAGTAGCCTCAGTGGACGGAAATGTGTACAGGGTTTTGTCTCGTGTATTTGGTATGGCTGATGATATTGCTAGTCCAAAAGGACAGCAGGCATTTTCAGAATTAGCGAATTCATTAATTTCTGAAGAACATCCTGACCTTTTTAACCAAGCTTTAATGGAGTTTGGAGCAATTCAATGTACTCCTGCTAACCCGAACTGCATGTTTTGTCCGTTTGCTCAAGAATGTGTAGCAAGATCAAATGGAGAACAGAGTAGTTTTCCTGTCAAAACAAAAAAGGTAAAGGTAAAAAAGCGTTTTCTTCATTACCTTGTCTTTGAACATAAAGGGATGCTCTTAATGAAACAGAGAAAAGGTAAGGACATATGGCAGGGTTTGTTCGATTTCTACCTGATTGAGAGGGATAAATTTCTTACATTTGATGCCTTAATTTCATCACTTTCTAGTGATGAAATATGGGGAACTGGTTTGTTAGAAACGGCGATGGATAATAATGTAAAAGAATCGCCTGATTTTAAGCATATATTGACCCACCAACGGCTATCCGTTCGTTTCTTTAAGGTTGAATTACCGAATGCAGAAAAACTACAGGAACTATCAAATCATTTGGGAATGAGTGTTTTATCAATAGATGAGGTAAATGATAGTCCGAAACCGATCCTGATTGAGAATTATTTGAAAGAATATATTTATTAA
- a CDS encoding DUF2062 domain-containing protein → MTEPLPKASFLKRKLIDPLLNLLKQGISPHKLALSVALGTAVGVFPLFGTSTTICLILGFLLGLNQPATQLANYFVYPLQLILLVPFIQVGTHYFGPESFSISATELSEQFTADWFGTIQRLGGVLMAAVLAWCVTMLPSSFLIYLVTKPIFKRVVRNFDSTNRNEAI, encoded by the coding sequence GTGACAGAACCATTACCTAAAGCTTCCTTTTTGAAGAGGAAGCTTATTGATCCCTTGTTGAACTTACTAAAGCAAGGGATTTCTCCACATAAGTTGGCATTATCAGTAGCGCTAGGAACAGCGGTGGGCGTTTTTCCCTTGTTTGGGACATCAACAACGATTTGTTTGATATTGGGCTTTTTGTTGGGGCTTAATCAACCAGCAACCCAGCTTGCTAATTATTTTGTATATCCACTACAGTTGATATTATTAGTACCTTTTATTCAGGTGGGAACACATTACTTTGGACCTGAAAGTTTTTCTATTTCAGCAACAGAGTTATCTGAGCAGTTTACAGCTGATTGGTTTGGAACAATACAAAGATTGGGAGGAGTTCTAATGGCTGCTGTATTGGCATGGTGTGTAACCATGTTGCCCTCCAGCTTTTTAATTTACCTAGTAACTAAACCAATATTTAAGAGAGTCGTAAGAAACTTTGACTCGACAAACCGAAATGAGGCAATATAA
- a CDS encoding rhomboid family intramembrane serine protease — MSANLILIIAIVGISLYAWRQPNLYSKMLMHPYSIKNRNEFGRFITSGLIHKDYGHLFFNMFTLYFFGGVVESIFGAVMGSAQLGSILYIVLFFAGVVISDLPTYFKHQNDPGYSALGASGGVSSVLFASILYNPIEGVCLWAILCIPGFLFGALYLIYSYYENKRNVGRVNHSAHFYGAIFGVVFGIAIRPAVVPYFIDQISNWSLF, encoded by the coding sequence ATGTCAGCAAACCTCATATTGATAATAGCCATAGTAGGGATAAGCCTTTACGCTTGGAGACAGCCTAACTTATACAGTAAAATGCTGATGCATCCTTACAGTATTAAAAATAGGAATGAGTTTGGAAGGTTTATCACATCAGGGTTGATTCACAAAGACTATGGACACCTGTTCTTTAATATGTTTACCCTTTATTTCTTTGGAGGTGTAGTGGAAAGCATCTTTGGAGCAGTAATGGGTAGTGCTCAACTGGGAAGTATTCTTTATATAGTACTCTTTTTTGCAGGAGTTGTAATCTCAGATTTACCTACTTATTTCAAGCATCAGAATGATCCTGGTTATAGTGCCCTTGGTGCTTCAGGTGGTGTGTCCTCTGTATTGTTCGCAAGCATTTTATACAATCCGATAGAGGGCGTTTGTCTATGGGCAATACTATGTATTCCAGGCTTCCTGTTTGGTGCTTTATACCTCATTTATTCATACTATGAGAATAAACGTAATGTGGGTAGAGTAAATCATTCTGCTCATTTCTATGGTGCCATCTTTGGTGTTGTTTTCGGTATTGCAATAAGACCGGCAGTTGTACCTTATTTTATTGACCAGATTTCTAATTGGTCTCTCTTCTAA
- a CDS encoding 30S ribosomal protein S16 — protein MAVKIRLARKGRKRKPIYNVVVADSRSPRDGKFIEKLGTFNPNVHPAQINIDVDKATQWLMVGAQPTDTARTILSKAGAMYKKHLQVGVAKGAKTQEEADKIFQEWMASKDASYAAELEAQKQAKADAIKKDQEAGVAKRKEAAEAEAKAKAEAEAAAKAEAEAATAEENAEEGEAPADDAAEESAE, from the coding sequence ATGGCAGTAAAAATCAGACTGGCAAGAAAAGGTAGAAAAAGAAAGCCTATTTACAACGTAGTTGTAGCTGATTCAAGATCACCACGTGATGGTAAATTCATTGAGAAACTGGGTACTTTCAACCCTAACGTACACCCTGCTCAAATCAACATTGATGTAGACAAGGCTACACAGTGGCTGATGGTAGGTGCACAACCTACTGATACAGCAAGAACTATCTTGTCAAAAGCTGGTGCTATGTACAAGAAACACCTGCAAGTAGGTGTTGCTAAAGGTGCTAAAACTCAAGAGGAAGCAGACAAAATCTTCCAAGAGTGGATGGCTTCTAAAGATGCTTCTTACGCTGCTGAACTGGAAGCTCAGAAGCAAGCAAAAGCAGATGCTATCAAGAAAGACCAGGAAGCTGGTGTAGCTAAGAGAAAAGAAGCTGCAGAAGCTGAGGCTAAAGCGAAAGCTGAGGCAGAAGCTGCTGCAAAAGCGGAAGCTGAGGCTGCTACTGCGGAAGAAAACGCAGAAGAAGGTGAAGCTCCTGCTGATGATGCTGCTGAAGAAAGCGCAGAATAA
- a CDS encoding acyl-CoA dehydrogenase family protein — protein MNTFAEKKHAIKGGEFIIRESNPEEIFIPEEFTEEQKMMGASTRDFIEKEITPNAEKIDSHDWELVKSIFDKAGELGLLGISVPEELDGLGMNFNTSMLIADLFGAAGSFSTTYGAHTGIGTLPILYYGTEEQKKKYVSKLATGEWVGCYCLTEPDAGSDANSGKTKAVLTEDGKHYLITGQKMWISNAGFADVFIVFAKIEDDKNLTAFIVEKDFEGLSLGDEEHKMGIKGSSTRQVFFNDCKVPVENMLSERGNGFKIAVNILNIGRAKLGAGVLDGSRRVIELSTQYAKERKQFKQSIANFGAIKHKLSQMAIKTYAVESACYRAGQNIDDKIEELIASGMDEAQAKLKGIEEFAIECAILKVHGSEALDYVVDEGVQVYGGMGFSADAPMERAYRDARIARIYEGTNEINRMLLVGMIVKRAMKGELDVMTPAMDVARELTSIPSFETIDASKLFNVEKDLLKRLKKAALMVAGKAAQTFEAELSNQQEILMNIADMLIEIYAAESAMLRTEKLVAQRGEDACKANIYAVEVYMREAAEKIAAAAREAIPAIAKGDEMKVMMMGVKRFTKYDFVDVHGKRRAIADQIIEKGGYPFFFL, from the coding sequence ATGAACACATTCGCCGAAAAAAAGCACGCGATTAAAGGTGGTGAATTCATTATCAGAGAAAGTAATCCTGAGGAAATCTTTATCCCTGAAGAATTCACCGAAGAGCAAAAAATGATGGGGGCATCAACCAGAGATTTCATTGAAAAAGAAATCACCCCTAATGCAGAGAAAATTGATAGCCATGATTGGGAACTAGTGAAGTCAATCTTTGACAAAGCTGGTGAACTAGGCCTTTTAGGTATCTCAGTACCTGAAGAGCTTGACGGTTTGGGAATGAACTTCAACACATCTATGTTGATTGCCGATCTATTTGGAGCAGCTGGTTCATTCTCGACTACTTATGGAGCACATACAGGTATCGGTACACTGCCAATCCTATACTACGGTACAGAAGAGCAGAAAAAGAAATATGTATCTAAGCTAGCAACGGGTGAGTGGGTAGGCTGTTACTGCCTGACAGAACCAGATGCAGGTTCAGACGCTAACTCAGGTAAAACAAAAGCTGTTCTAACTGAAGATGGCAAACACTATCTGATCACTGGTCAGAAAATGTGGATCTCAAACGCAGGTTTTGCAGATGTATTCATCGTTTTCGCAAAAATCGAAGATGATAAAAACCTGACAGCATTCATCGTTGAAAAAGACTTCGAAGGTCTTTCACTAGGTGATGAAGAGCATAAGATGGGTATCAAAGGTTCTTCAACTCGTCAAGTATTCTTCAACGACTGTAAGGTTCCTGTTGAAAATATGCTCTCAGAAAGAGGAAACGGCTTCAAGATCGCTGTAAATATCCTGAACATTGGTCGTGCTAAACTAGGTGCAGGTGTATTGGATGGTTCTCGTCGTGTAATCGAGCTGTCAACACAATATGCTAAAGAGAGAAAGCAATTCAAGCAGTCAATTGCAAACTTTGGTGCTATCAAGCACAAGCTTTCGCAAATGGCTATAAAAACATATGCTGTTGAGTCAGCATGTTACAGAGCTGGTCAGAACATCGATGACAAGATCGAGGAACTGATTGCTAGTGGCATGGATGAAGCTCAAGCAAAACTGAAAGGTATTGAGGAGTTTGCTATTGAATGTGCAATTCTGAAAGTACATGGCTCTGAAGCTCTTGACTATGTAGTAGACGAGGGGGTTCAGGTTTACGGTGGAATGGGCTTCTCGGCTGATGCTCCTATGGAAAGAGCTTACCGTGATGCTCGTATTGCTCGTATCTACGAAGGTACAAACGAAATCAACCGTATGTTGCTTGTAGGTATGATCGTAAAGCGAGCTATGAAAGGCGAGCTTGATGTGATGACTCCTGCAATGGATGTGGCACGTGAGCTTACTTCAATTCCTTCATTTGAAACAATTGATGCTTCCAAGCTTTTCAATGTTGAAAAAGACTTGCTGAAGCGCCTGAAAAAAGCAGCGCTAATGGTTGCAGGTAAAGCCGCTCAAACTTTTGAAGCTGAACTTTCAAACCAACAAGAAATCCTGATGAACATTGCTGATATGCTGATTGAAATCTATGCAGCAGAATCCGCAATGCTGAGAACTGAAAAACTGGTTGCTCAGAGAGGTGAGGATGCTTGTAAGGCTAACATCTATGCTGTTGAAGTATATATGAGAGAAGCTGCAGAGAAGATTGCTGCAGCTGCTAGAGAAGCTATTCCTGCTATTGCTAAAGGTGATGAGATGAAAGTGATGATGATGGGCGTGAAACGCTTCACAAAATATGATTTTGTGGATGTTCATGGCAAGAGAAGAGCAATTGCAGATCAAATTATTGAAAAGGGTGGTTACCCATTCTTTTTCCTTTAA
- a CDS encoding 4a-hydroxytetrahydrobiopterin dehydratase yields MWTEADNKLKRTFKFKNFSEAFAFMTRVAMLAEKMDHHPNWSNVWNTVDIELTTHDAGNTVTEKDKKLAAAIDKLV; encoded by the coding sequence ATGTGGACAGAAGCTGATAATAAACTTAAGAGGACATTTAAGTTCAAAAACTTTTCAGAGGCTTTCGCATTTATGACCCGTGTAGCTATGTTGGCGGAAAAAATGGATCATCATCCAAATTGGTCAAATGTATGGAATACTGTAGATATTGAGTTAACGACTCACGATGCAGGAAATACGGTCACGGAAAAGGACAAAAAACTGGCAGCTGCAATTGATAAGCTAGTGTAA
- the purH gene encoding bifunctional phosphoribosylaminoimidazolecarboxamide formyltransferase/IMP cyclohydrolase encodes MKKIESALISVFYKDNLEPIVKLLHENGVTIYSTGGTQKFIEEQGVPVVAVEDLTSYPSILGGRVKTLHPKVFGGILNRRDNETDVQQVKEYDIPNLDLVIVDLYPFEETVASGAPHEDIIEKVDIGGISLIRAAAKNYKDVTIVSSREQYGELENILRDKKGCTELSDRKRFAAKAFDISSHYDTAIFNYFNETLPEEEHIMNYKESVRESKVLRYGENPHQKGAFFGKLDDLFNQLHGKELSYNNLVDVDAAIALIDEFPAAEGSAFAILKHTNACGVATGDTIKEAYLRAFECDTVSAFGGVLVANQPIDAETAGEIHKLFCEVLIAPAFDDAALELLKSKKNLILLERKETAMPKYLYKTLLNGVVAQEKDAVTETTEDLKVVTKAAPTDAQVKALLFANKVVKHTKSNAIVLAKDGQLFASGVGQTSRVDALKQAIKKAKSFNFDLNDAVMASDAFFPFPDCVEIADNEGIKAVIQPGGSVKDQLSIDYCDGHNISMVFTGIRHFKH; translated from the coding sequence ATGAAAAAGATAGAATCAGCGCTCATTTCCGTATTTTACAAAGACAATCTTGAACCAATTGTTAAACTTCTGCACGAGAACGGAGTAACAATTTACTCTACAGGTGGTACACAGAAGTTTATTGAAGAGCAGGGTGTACCTGTAGTAGCGGTTGAAGACCTTACTTCTTACCCTTCCATTCTTGGTGGTAGAGTAAAGACACTTCACCCAAAAGTATTTGGTGGTATCCTGAACAGAAGAGATAACGAAACTGATGTTCAGCAAGTGAAGGAATATGATATTCCAAACCTTGACTTGGTAATTGTAGACCTCTACCCTTTTGAGGAAACAGTAGCATCAGGAGCTCCACATGAAGATATCATCGAAAAGGTAGACATTGGAGGTATTTCACTGATCCGTGCAGCTGCCAAGAATTACAAAGATGTAACAATTGTATCTTCAAGAGAGCAGTACGGCGAGCTTGAGAATATCCTAAGAGATAAGAAAGGCTGTACTGAACTTTCAGACAGAAAGCGTTTTGCTGCAAAAGCTTTCGATATTTCATCTCATTATGATACAGCTATCTTCAACTATTTCAATGAGACGTTGCCAGAAGAAGAGCATATCATGAACTACAAGGAAAGCGTGCGTGAGTCAAAAGTTCTTCGTTATGGAGAAAACCCTCACCAAAAAGGAGCTTTCTTTGGTAAACTTGACGATCTGTTCAATCAACTTCATGGCAAGGAGCTTTCATACAATAACCTTGTTGATGTTGATGCTGCTATTGCGTTGATTGATGAGTTCCCAGCGGCTGAAGGTTCTGCATTCGCAATTCTGAAACACACAAATGCTTGTGGCGTAGCAACAGGTGATACGATCAAAGAAGCATACCTGAGAGCATTTGAATGTGATACAGTATCTGCATTCGGTGGTGTATTGGTTGCAAACCAGCCGATTGATGCTGAAACAGCAGGGGAAATTCATAAACTGTTCTGTGAAGTACTGATTGCTCCAGCATTTGATGATGCAGCTCTGGAATTACTGAAAAGCAAGAAAAACCTGATCTTGTTGGAAAGAAAGGAAACAGCAATGCCTAAGTACTTGTACAAGACATTACTGAATGGTGTTGTAGCTCAGGAAAAAGATGCTGTAACAGAAACTACAGAAGACCTGAAAGTAGTGACAAAAGCTGCTCCGACAGATGCTCAGGTAAAAGCACTCCTGTTTGCTAACAAAGTAGTGAAGCATACTAAATCTAATGCAATTGTATTGGCTAAGGATGGTCAATTGTTTGCAAGTGGTGTAGGTCAGACTTCACGAGTTGATGCGTTAAAGCAAGCAATCAAAAAAGCGAAGTCATTTAACTTTGATCTGAATGATGCAGTAATGGCTTCAGACGCATTCTTCCCATTCCCTGATTGTGTAGAGATTGCAGACAATGAAGGTATCAAGGCAGTCATTCAACCAGGTGGATCAGTAAAAGACCAGCTGTCAATTGACTACTGTGATGGGCATAATATTTCAATGGTATTTACAGGAATTAGACATTTCAAACACTAA
- the coaE gene encoding dephospho-CoA kinase (Dephospho-CoA kinase (CoaE) performs the final step in coenzyme A biosynthesis.): protein MSKGVQVGITGGIGAGKSLICKFFRLLGVPVYDADSMAKELMVKDPNLVGKVKSAFGDDSYYPDGTLNRQYLAGQVFSDSEKVKVLNSLVHPLVGLHYQEWAAYYLKHFPYVVKEAALMFESNSHKSLDQVIAVVCNEEERIRRVLKRDPQRSEEQIKGIIAKQISDKERAAKADIIIHNDNSELVIPKLLALHEQFSNGNL from the coding sequence ATGAGTAAAGGTGTGCAGGTAGGGATTACAGGAGGAATCGGAGCTGGAAAAAGCCTGATCTGTAAATTCTTTAGGTTATTAGGGGTACCTGTATATGATGCAGACAGTATGGCCAAAGAGTTAATGGTTAAAGACCCAAATCTTGTAGGAAAGGTAAAATCTGCATTTGGGGATGATTCATACTACCCTGACGGTACACTTAACAGACAATACTTAGCCGGTCAGGTTTTTTCTGATTCTGAGAAAGTGAAAGTCTTGAATAGCTTAGTACACCCTTTGGTTGGGTTACATTACCAGGAGTGGGCTGCTTATTACTTGAAACATTTTCCTTATGTGGTCAAAGAGGCTGCCCTGATGTTTGAATCAAATAGTCATAAGTCACTGGATCAAGTGATAGCGGTAGTTTGTAATGAGGAGGAACGAATCAGGAGAGTTTTAAAAAGAGATCCTCAACGATCTGAAGAGCAAATTAAAGGCATCATTGCTAAACAAATTTCAGATAAAGAACGAGCTGCAAAAGCAGATATCATTATACACAATGATAACTCTGAGCTGGTGATACCAAAGCTATTGGCACTACATGAGCAGTTTTCTAATGGAAATTTATGA
- a CDS encoding YbbR-like domain-containing protein has translation MKKFRVTSLYRYWRRRINLDNELFRSIRKWDWRALSICFVTAFTFWIFHSLNEDHTTNIDIPLKVQYEQANIVALSTPPNHLTVNVTGNGWALLSKSLGFSLNTLNLDIENPVNINFVTGKMLLPEVNRLLKGLKVNYLMEDSVFFDYDELVDKSVPLKVDIASIPLGEGYEVVSDVFITPDTVNFTGPKSFISKLPPVWTIDLDEHEPIEESFDESVPITKANQKYTSVDYAEVNVSFEVAYIVKERVPAKLRLVDFPSNVEPVNETVYISYEIKEYDIMEDIDSLNVWLEYKDLNKADTTIKPMVTLDDRFRNVTVYPERVKLRIKNKKDE, from the coding sequence ATGAAAAAATTCAGAGTTACAAGCTTATATAGATATTGGAGAAGGCGCATCAACCTTGATAATGAGCTTTTCCGGAGCATAAGAAAATGGGATTGGCGGGCGCTGTCCATTTGCTTTGTGACTGCATTTACATTTTGGATTTTCCATTCTTTAAATGAAGACCACACAACTAACATTGATATCCCTCTTAAAGTACAATATGAGCAAGCTAACATTGTAGCTTTGAGTACCCCTCCAAATCACTTGACAGTGAATGTGACTGGCAATGGCTGGGCATTGCTGAGTAAAAGTTTGGGTTTTAGTTTAAATACTTTGAACCTGGATATAGAGAATCCTGTCAACATCAATTTTGTGACGGGTAAGATGCTTTTACCTGAGGTAAATAGACTTTTAAAAGGATTGAAGGTTAATTACTTGATGGAGGATTCAGTGTTTTTTGACTATGATGAACTCGTTGATAAGTCAGTACCTCTCAAGGTTGATATTGCTTCTATCCCACTGGGTGAAGGTTATGAAGTAGTGTCTGATGTATTTATCACTCCTGATACGGTAAACTTTACAGGGCCAAAGTCCTTTATCTCAAAGTTGCCACCCGTTTGGACGATAGACTTGGATGAACACGAGCCTATTGAGGAAAGTTTTGATGAGAGTGTACCGATAACCAAGGCTAATCAGAAATATACTTCCGTGGATTATGCTGAAGTGAATGTAAGTTTTGAAGTGGCTTATATTGTAAAGGAAAGAGTACCAGCCAAACTGCGTCTGGTAGATTTCCCTTCCAATGTTGAGCCAGTTAACGAAACTGTATATATCAGTTATGAGATTAAGGAGTATGATATAATGGAAGATATAGATTCCTTAAATGTATGGTTGGAGTATAAAGATTTGAACAAAGCTGATACAACTATAAAACCAATGGTAACATTGGATGATCGCTTCAGAAATGTAACTGTATATCCTGAGCGGGTAAAACTGAGAATTAAAAACAAGAAAGATGAGTAA
- the yajC gene encoding preprotein translocase subunit YajC, with amino-acid sequence MLYTVLLQAGGGLANYSQILMIVAMVAIFYFFMMRPQQKKQKQQQEFSKGLKKGDSVVTVGGMHGTVAAIEGDTVLVEVDKGTKIRFEKSSISFENTKTVFGGGEKK; translated from the coding sequence ATGCTTTATACAGTACTTTTACAAGCTGGAGGTGGGTTGGCTAACTACAGTCAAATCCTGATGATTGTTGCCATGGTGGCAATTTTCTATTTCTTTATGATGAGACCTCAGCAAAAGAAGCAAAAGCAGCAGCAAGAATTTTCAAAAGGATTAAAGAAGGGTGACAGTGTCGTAACTGTTGGAGGTATGCACGGTACGGTGGCTGCAATTGAAGGGGACACAGTACTGGTAGAAGTAGATAAAGGAACTAAGATCAGATTTGAAAAGTCTTCAATTTCTTTTGAGAACACAAAAACAGTGTTCGGAGGTGGAGAGAAAAAATAA